A window of Choristoneura fumiferana chromosome 8, NRCan_CFum_1, whole genome shotgun sequence contains these coding sequences:
- the Tpc1 gene encoding thiamine pyrophosphate carrier protein 1 — MQQHESKVTALQSALAGGGSGAFTRAVAQPLDVLKIRFQLQLEPIQRGSKYSSIFQAVTSIVREEGLSTLWSGHIPAQLLSITYGVLQFTTFEELTRACQYASPQFYNTHRHSIIFSNGAIAASVATIFSFPFDTVRTRLIAEQKTQRAYNGFIHAATTMVKTEGPLALFKGLVPTLGQIAPHAGIQFAVYKLFTDNVLTKVQYFQRSDTVKSGTIESSLSANLIAGSIAGFVSKTAIYPCDLMKKRMQIQGFQQHRSSFGRQMYCNGLLDCVRLTITEEGFWSLYKGYGASVFKAVLVSALHFAVYDELKHFLMRVQI; from the coding sequence ATGCAGCAACATGAATCTAAAGTTACCGCTCTTCAATCGGCGCTCGCCGGCGGCGGATCAGGAGCATTTACTAGAGCCGTGGCCCAGCCTTTGGACGTGTTAAAGATCAGGTTCCAACTACAACTGGAGCCAATACAACGGGGCTCGAAGTACAGCTCAATCTTTCAAGCTGTTACATCAATTGTGAGAGAAGAGGGACTGTCTACACTATGGAGCGGCCACATTCCCGCGCAATTACTGTCCATTACCTACGGAGTACTTCAGTTTACGACGTTCGAAGAGTTAACTCGTGCCTGCCAGTATGCTAGTCCTCAGTTCTACAATACCCATAGACATAGCATTATATTTTCAAATGGCGCCATAGCGGCCAGCGTAGCTACGATATTTTCTTTTCCCTTCGACACAGTGAGAACAAGGCTGATAGCTGAACAGAAGACTCAAAGAGCTTACAACGGGTTCATTCATGCAGCCACAACTATGGTGAAAACAGAGGGCCCACTTGCCTTATTTAAAGGTTTAGTTCCTACTTTAGGGCAGATTGCACCTCATGCGGGCATCCAATTTGCTGTGTACAAACTTTTTACAGATAATGTTTTAACTAAGGTTCAATATTTCCAAAGAAGTGATACTGTTAAATCTGGTACCATAGAGTCATCTTTGTCGGCTAATTTAATAGCGGGTTCAATCGCTGGTTTTGTTTCTAAAACCGCAATATATCCATGTGATCTGATGAAAAAACGAATGCAAATCCAAGGATTTCAGCAGCACCGTAGCAGTTTCGGTAGACAAATGTACTGCAATGGTTTGTTGGATTGTGTAAGACTAACAATTACAGAGGAAGGTTTTTGGTCGCTTTACAAAGGTTATGGGGCCAGTGTTTTTAAGGCTGTCTTAGTGTCTGCGTTGCATTTTGCTGTGTATGACGAATTAAAACATTTCCTAATGAGGGTGCAGATTTAA
- the LOC141430519 gene encoding uncharacterized protein isoform X2, which translates to MATACTTVGHACTTDTMTLFAVIRESRFLPLFEVKRFDSRPGLGPGGLPPLTTVPIAGERCSQRLESALDQLKRRKRNQPKTLDTPLSQSIDLNGYSLYQQMRSAPVDMYVTRMRVRLPQNANWVRVEKCYFDPRNVSLDTMLLFHDITISGNVDLFDANELDRNIPPSRRLRRHYADNRRYDGPYDDSYTKRGNGCNMILRLRKAGIGFHTRPLHQQPGKFNVKTDSEFVEPGFISVYAYGCEKYINRNSVRNKDNLPLKRRRRSDEFSFDPRLDQPHEVSDSRSADNNWDSIYEPRTNRVNYERSKLFRPGDDLDEAEDISREMEDIFTKGIRTLLTTYMKKELQPAIKDTLMRNMGYVISYG; encoded by the exons ATGGCCACAGCTTGCACCACCGTCGGACACGCTTGCACAACCGACACAATGACATTGTTCGCTGTCATACGGG AGTCTCGCTTCCTCCCACTGTTCGAAGTCAAGAGATTCGACAGCAGACCCGGTCTCGGACCAGGGGGCTTGCCACCACTGACAACCGTGCCCATAGCCGGAGAACGATGCTCTCAGCGACTGGAGTCTGCTCTGGACCAGCTGAAGCGACGGAAGAGAAACCAGCCCAAGACATTGGACACTCCGTTG AGCCAAAGCATCGACCTCAACGGCTACAGCCTGTACCAGCAAATGCGAAGCGCTCCAGTGGACATGTACGTCACGAGGATGCGCGTACGGCTTCCTCAGAATGCCAACTGGGTGCGCGTCGAGAAGTGCTACTTTGACCCAAGGAATGTTTCCCTTGACACAATGCTGCTATTCCACGATATAACCATTAGTGGCAACGTGGATCTGTTTGATGCGAATGAGCTGGACAGAAACATACCACCAAGCCGAAGACTGAGAAGGCACTACGCAGATAACAGAAGATATGATGGTCCATATGATGATTCCTACACGAAACGGGGCAACGGATGCAACATGATCCTAAGACTCCGAAAAGCTGGAATAGGTTTCCACACACGGCCTCTACATCAGCAACCAGGAAAATTTAATGTGAAAACAGATTCAGAGTTTGTCGAGCCGGGTTTCATAAGTGTTTACGCGTACGGCTGCGAGAAATATATCAATAGGAACTCTGTGAGAAATAAAGACAATCTACCATTAAAACGAAGAAGGCGATCTGACGAGTTTTCTTTTGATCCGCGATTAGACCAGCCCCATGAAGTTTCTGATAGCAGATCAGCTGACAATAATTGGGACAGTATATACGAGCCTCGAACGAACAGGGTTAATTATGAAAGAAGTAAACTGTTTAGACCTGGAGATGATTTGGATGAAGCAGAAGATATCTCAAGAGAGATGGAAGATATTTTCACTAAAGGCATTAGAACTCTTCTGACTACTTATATGAAGAAAGAGCTGCAGCCTGCAATCAAAGATACTCTGATGCGGAATATGGGCTATGTGATATCGTATGGTTAG
- the LOC141430519 gene encoding uncharacterized protein isoform X1 has product MVRFWWMFVLFAKTASASDNELPDSEPGKESRFLPLFEVKRFDSRPGLGPGGLPPLTTVPIAGERCSQRLESALDQLKRRKRNQPKTLDTPLSQSIDLNGYSLYQQMRSAPVDMYVTRMRVRLPQNANWVRVEKCYFDPRNVSLDTMLLFHDITISGNVDLFDANELDRNIPPSRRLRRHYADNRRYDGPYDDSYTKRGNGCNMILRLRKAGIGFHTRPLHQQPGKFNVKTDSEFVEPGFISVYAYGCEKYINRNSVRNKDNLPLKRRRRSDEFSFDPRLDQPHEVSDSRSADNNWDSIYEPRTNRVNYERSKLFRPGDDLDEAEDISREMEDIFTKGIRTLLTTYMKKELQPAIKDTLMRNMGYVISYG; this is encoded by the exons ATGGTGAGATTTTGGtggatgtttgttttgtttgcgaAAACTGCTTCGGCCAGTGACAACGAGCTGCCTGATTCGGAGCCAGGAAAAG AGTCTCGCTTCCTCCCACTGTTCGAAGTCAAGAGATTCGACAGCAGACCCGGTCTCGGACCAGGGGGCTTGCCACCACTGACAACCGTGCCCATAGCCGGAGAACGATGCTCTCAGCGACTGGAGTCTGCTCTGGACCAGCTGAAGCGACGGAAGAGAAACCAGCCCAAGACATTGGACACTCCGTTG AGCCAAAGCATCGACCTCAACGGCTACAGCCTGTACCAGCAAATGCGAAGCGCTCCAGTGGACATGTACGTCACGAGGATGCGCGTACGGCTTCCTCAGAATGCCAACTGGGTGCGCGTCGAGAAGTGCTACTTTGACCCAAGGAATGTTTCCCTTGACACAATGCTGCTATTCCACGATATAACCATTAGTGGCAACGTGGATCTGTTTGATGCGAATGAGCTGGACAGAAACATACCACCAAGCCGAAGACTGAGAAGGCACTACGCAGATAACAGAAGATATGATGGTCCATATGATGATTCCTACACGAAACGGGGCAACGGATGCAACATGATCCTAAGACTCCGAAAAGCTGGAATAGGTTTCCACACACGGCCTCTACATCAGCAACCAGGAAAATTTAATGTGAAAACAGATTCAGAGTTTGTCGAGCCGGGTTTCATAAGTGTTTACGCGTACGGCTGCGAGAAATATATCAATAGGAACTCTGTGAGAAATAAAGACAATCTACCATTAAAACGAAGAAGGCGATCTGACGAGTTTTCTTTTGATCCGCGATTAGACCAGCCCCATGAAGTTTCTGATAGCAGATCAGCTGACAATAATTGGGACAGTATATACGAGCCTCGAACGAACAGGGTTAATTATGAAAGAAGTAAACTGTTTAGACCTGGAGATGATTTGGATGAAGCAGAAGATATCTCAAGAGAGATGGAAGATATTTTCACTAAAGGCATTAGAACTCTTCTGACTACTTATATGAAGAAAGAGCTGCAGCCTGCAATCAAAGATACTCTGATGCGGAATATGGGCTATGTGATATCGTATGGTTAG
- the LOC141430522 gene encoding uncharacterized protein isoform X1: MAKTREKSKKKVKDDKLSTGKKKKQMTPQELKFLSTDEKMQYLLENGHMIQDRLFKKVAVKRGIIQKDAFIEPETFMSKNGKLKKRKNHHLQFLDHILMDELKIDMNSKNNKHNINKTNGDNNNDLDISNQNNTVSSSKDRPKETEKTKDKSNSNLSELPVELSETITSSSTNPLSLEETHEHPKTDKDKTKKKNKKVDKETKELPSKRLQKLQTATVSTATVGLSRFDCDYCRKSFNTKSSLRRHINMHLNVKPFECRYCHMKFGQCCNWRSHMKNVHPKLKREKYICRKCRKPFLLKENLTLHLAAHIKKENSHKCVFCNKLFSTHLLLSQHEKQHMNLGRYKCSICTKSYDSHSRFSLHVKSHLEVKDLSCQYCGKQFLRPSSIKRHIQICHGGIRVQCPVCKKKLKGHLTEHMRTHENERPHECQECGQRFTQSTQLNVHKRSHTGARPYPCRICKRPFSHSNALMLHIRRHTGEKPFQCAMCHMSFSQLPHMKSHMRKIHGKEKYYKCGQCTTFFRLKAELEMHETNCVTKDKDLTFDEQVQASMESGETQMNISKMRFLLALLFTKIATKEKLKYLGFNKRLIDDILVESVEAMGHTPCTDKFQSPFMRLKTNISILMQGTVPKHDLIKFRESKKTIEELLELLTDDKKCFILSH; the protein is encoded by the exons ATGGCTAAAACTAGAGAAAAATCTAAGAAAAAAGTTAAAGATGATAAGTTATCAACAGGtaagaaaaagaaacaaatgacTCCGCAAGAACTTAAGTTTTTATCGACGGATGAAAAAATGCAATACCTACTCGAAAATGGTCACATGATCCAAGATAGATTATTTAAGAAAGTGGCAGTGAAAAGGGGGATCATTCAGAAGGATGCCTTCATTGAACCAGAAACTTTCATGTCTAAAAACGGCAAacttaaaaagagaaaaaatcatcatttgcAATTCTTGGACCACATTTTAATGGATGAGCTTAAAATTGATATGAACAGCAAGAACAataaacacaacataaacaaaacaaatgggGATAATAACAATGATTTGGATATAAGCAACCAAAATAATACTGTAAGTAGTTCAAAAGATAGACCAAAAGAAACCGaaaaaactaaagataaatctAACAGTAATTTATCAGAACTACCGGTAGAGCTTTCTGAGACTATAACTAGCTCATCTACAAATCCTCTCAGTTTGGAAGAAACCCATGAGCATCCCAAAACGGACAAAGACAAAaccaaaaagaaaaacaaaaaagtggacaaagaaacaaaagaattACCCTCTAAAAGACTCCAGAAGCTTCAGACAGCGACAGTGAGCACTGCAACTGTTGGTCTTAGTCGGTTTGACTGTGACTATTGCAGGAAATCATTTAACACTAAGTCATCCCTACGAAGACACATAAACATGCACCTTAATGTGAAACCATTTGAGTGCCGCTACTGCCACATGAAGTTCGGGCAGTGTTGCAATTGGCGCTCGCACATGAAAAACGTCCATCCAAAACTCAAGAGGGAGAAATACATTTGCCGCAAATGTAGAAAACCGTTCTTGCTCAAAGAAAACTTGACCCTGCATTTAGCTGCGCATATTAAGAAAGAGAACTCTCATAAATGTGTGTTTTGCAATAAATTGTTCTCCACCCACTTATTGCTGTCTCAGCATGAGAAGCAGCACATGAACTTAGGCCGTTACAAGTGCTCAATCTGCACCAAGAGCTATGATTCCCATAGTCGCTTCTCCCTTCACGTAAAAAGCCATTTGGAGGTCAAGGATTTAAGCTGCCAGTACTGCGGTAAGCAGTTTCTGAGGCCCAGTTCGATAAAGAGACACATTCAGATATGCCATGGTGGGATAAGAGTGCAGTGTCCAGTTTGTAAGAAGAAGTTGAAGGGTCATTTGACTGAGCATATGCGGACTCATGAGAATGAACGACCGCATGAATGCCAGGAGTGTGGGCAGAGATTTACTCAGTCTACGCAGTTGAATGTCCACAAGAGGTCGCACACAGGAGCTAGGCCTTATCCCTGTAGGATTTGTAAGCGGCCATTTTCACACTCCAACGCTCTTATGCTCCACATAAGACGTCATACAGGCGAGAAACCCTTTCAATGTGCTATGTGCCATATGTCCTTCTCCCAGCTACCACATATGAAGAGTCATATGCGTAAAATCCATGGTAAAGAAAAGTACTACAAATGTGGACAGTGTACCACATTCTTCAGGCTTAAAGCGGAACTGGAAATGCATGAAACCAATTGTGTAACTAAAGATAAGGACTTGACTTTCGATGAACAAGTGCAAGCTTCCATGGAGTCTGGGGAAACGCAGATGAACATTTCGAAAATGCGGTTCCTGCTAGCCCTGCTTTTTACCAAGATCGCGACCaaagaaaaacttaaatacttag GTTTCAACAAACGTCTCATAGACGATATTCTGGTGGAGTCAGTCGAAGCAATGGGGCACACGCCATGCACGGACAAGTTCCAGTCTCCTTTCATGCGTCTTAAGACCAACATCTCGATATTAATGCAAGGGACCGTGCCCAAGCATGATTTGATCAAGTTCAGAGAGTCCAAGAAAACCATCGAAGAATTATTGGAGTTGCTGACAGATGATAAGAA gTGCTTCATTCTTTCGCACTAA
- the LOC141430522 gene encoding uncharacterized protein isoform X3 — translation MAKTREKSKKKVKDDKLSTGKKKKQMTPQELKFLSTDEKMQYLLENGHMIQDRLFKKVAVKRGIIQKDAFIEPETFMSKNGKLKKRKNHHLQFLDHILMDELKIDMNSKNNKHNINKTNGDNNNDLDISNQNNTVSSSKDRPKETEKTKDKSNSNLSELPVELSETITSSSTNPLSLEETHEHPKTDKDKTKKKNKKVDKETKELPSKRLQKLQTATVSTATVGLSRFDCDYCRKSFNTKSSLRRHINMHLNVKPFECRYCHMKFGQCCNWRSHMKNVHPKLKREKYICRKCRKPFLLKENLTLHLAAHIKKENSHKCVFCNKLFSTHLLLSQHEKQHMNLGRYKCSICTKSYDSHSRFSLHVKSHLEVKDLSCQYCGKQFLRPSSIKRHIQICHGGIRVQCPVCKKKLKGHLTEHMRTHENERPHECQECGQRFTQSTQLNVHKRSHTGARPYPCRICKRPFSHSNALMLHIRRHTGEKPFQCAMCHMSFSQLPHMKSHMRKIHGKEKYYKCGQCTTFFRLKAELEMHETNCVTKDKDLTFDEQVQASMESGETQMNISKMRFLLALLFTKIATKEKLKYLDSERRDHG, via the exons ATGGCTAAAACTAGAGAAAAATCTAAGAAAAAAGTTAAAGATGATAAGTTATCAACAGGtaagaaaaagaaacaaatgacTCCGCAAGAACTTAAGTTTTTATCGACGGATGAAAAAATGCAATACCTACTCGAAAATGGTCACATGATCCAAGATAGATTATTTAAGAAAGTGGCAGTGAAAAGGGGGATCATTCAGAAGGATGCCTTCATTGAACCAGAAACTTTCATGTCTAAAAACGGCAAacttaaaaagagaaaaaatcatcatttgcAATTCTTGGACCACATTTTAATGGATGAGCTTAAAATTGATATGAACAGCAAGAACAataaacacaacataaacaaaacaaatgggGATAATAACAATGATTTGGATATAAGCAACCAAAATAATACTGTAAGTAGTTCAAAAGATAGACCAAAAGAAACCGaaaaaactaaagataaatctAACAGTAATTTATCAGAACTACCGGTAGAGCTTTCTGAGACTATAACTAGCTCATCTACAAATCCTCTCAGTTTGGAAGAAACCCATGAGCATCCCAAAACGGACAAAGACAAAaccaaaaagaaaaacaaaaaagtggacaaagaaacaaaagaattACCCTCTAAAAGACTCCAGAAGCTTCAGACAGCGACAGTGAGCACTGCAACTGTTGGTCTTAGTCGGTTTGACTGTGACTATTGCAGGAAATCATTTAACACTAAGTCATCCCTACGAAGACACATAAACATGCACCTTAATGTGAAACCATTTGAGTGCCGCTACTGCCACATGAAGTTCGGGCAGTGTTGCAATTGGCGCTCGCACATGAAAAACGTCCATCCAAAACTCAAGAGGGAGAAATACATTTGCCGCAAATGTAGAAAACCGTTCTTGCTCAAAGAAAACTTGACCCTGCATTTAGCTGCGCATATTAAGAAAGAGAACTCTCATAAATGTGTGTTTTGCAATAAATTGTTCTCCACCCACTTATTGCTGTCTCAGCATGAGAAGCAGCACATGAACTTAGGCCGTTACAAGTGCTCAATCTGCACCAAGAGCTATGATTCCCATAGTCGCTTCTCCCTTCACGTAAAAAGCCATTTGGAGGTCAAGGATTTAAGCTGCCAGTACTGCGGTAAGCAGTTTCTGAGGCCCAGTTCGATAAAGAGACACATTCAGATATGCCATGGTGGGATAAGAGTGCAGTGTCCAGTTTGTAAGAAGAAGTTGAAGGGTCATTTGACTGAGCATATGCGGACTCATGAGAATGAACGACCGCATGAATGCCAGGAGTGTGGGCAGAGATTTACTCAGTCTACGCAGTTGAATGTCCACAAGAGGTCGCACACAGGAGCTAGGCCTTATCCCTGTAGGATTTGTAAGCGGCCATTTTCACACTCCAACGCTCTTATGCTCCACATAAGACGTCATACAGGCGAGAAACCCTTTCAATGTGCTATGTGCCATATGTCCTTCTCCCAGCTACCACATATGAAGAGTCATATGCGTAAAATCCATGGTAAAGAAAAGTACTACAAATGTGGACAGTGTACCACATTCTTCAGGCTTAAAGCGGAACTGGAAATGCATGAAACCAATTGTGTAACTAAAGATAAGGACTTGACTTTCGATGAACAAGTGCAAGCTTCCATGGAGTCTGGGGAAACGCAGATGAACATTTCGAAAATGCGGTTCCTGCTAGCCCTGCTTTTTACCAAGATCGCGACCaaagaaaaacttaaatacttag ACAGCGAGCGGCGTGATCATGGGTAA
- the LOC141430522 gene encoding uncharacterized protein isoform X2 — translation MTPQELKFLSTDEKMQYLLENGHMIQDRLFKKVAVKRGIIQKDAFIEPETFMSKNGKLKKRKNHHLQFLDHILMDELKIDMNSKNNKHNINKTNGDNNNDLDISNQNNTVSSSKDRPKETEKTKDKSNSNLSELPVELSETITSSSTNPLSLEETHEHPKTDKDKTKKKNKKVDKETKELPSKRLQKLQTATVSTATVGLSRFDCDYCRKSFNTKSSLRRHINMHLNVKPFECRYCHMKFGQCCNWRSHMKNVHPKLKREKYICRKCRKPFLLKENLTLHLAAHIKKENSHKCVFCNKLFSTHLLLSQHEKQHMNLGRYKCSICTKSYDSHSRFSLHVKSHLEVKDLSCQYCGKQFLRPSSIKRHIQICHGGIRVQCPVCKKKLKGHLTEHMRTHENERPHECQECGQRFTQSTQLNVHKRSHTGARPYPCRICKRPFSHSNALMLHIRRHTGEKPFQCAMCHMSFSQLPHMKSHMRKIHGKEKYYKCGQCTTFFRLKAELEMHETNCVTKDKDLTFDEQVQASMESGETQMNISKMRFLLALLFTKIATKEKLKYLGFNKRLIDDILVESVEAMGHTPCTDKFQSPFMRLKTNISILMQGTVPKHDLIKFRESKKTIEELLELLTDDKKCFILSH, via the exons atgacTCCGCAAGAACTTAAGTTTTTATCGACGGATGAAAAAATGCAATACCTACTCGAAAATGGTCACATGATCCAAGATAGATTATTTAAGAAAGTGGCAGTGAAAAGGGGGATCATTCAGAAGGATGCCTTCATTGAACCAGAAACTTTCATGTCTAAAAACGGCAAacttaaaaagagaaaaaatcatcatttgcAATTCTTGGACCACATTTTAATGGATGAGCTTAAAATTGATATGAACAGCAAGAACAataaacacaacataaacaaaacaaatgggGATAATAACAATGATTTGGATATAAGCAACCAAAATAATACTGTAAGTAGTTCAAAAGATAGACCAAAAGAAACCGaaaaaactaaagataaatctAACAGTAATTTATCAGAACTACCGGTAGAGCTTTCTGAGACTATAACTAGCTCATCTACAAATCCTCTCAGTTTGGAAGAAACCCATGAGCATCCCAAAACGGACAAAGACAAAaccaaaaagaaaaacaaaaaagtggacaaagaaacaaaagaattACCCTCTAAAAGACTCCAGAAGCTTCAGACAGCGACAGTGAGCACTGCAACTGTTGGTCTTAGTCGGTTTGACTGTGACTATTGCAGGAAATCATTTAACACTAAGTCATCCCTACGAAGACACATAAACATGCACCTTAATGTGAAACCATTTGAGTGCCGCTACTGCCACATGAAGTTCGGGCAGTGTTGCAATTGGCGCTCGCACATGAAAAACGTCCATCCAAAACTCAAGAGGGAGAAATACATTTGCCGCAAATGTAGAAAACCGTTCTTGCTCAAAGAAAACTTGACCCTGCATTTAGCTGCGCATATTAAGAAAGAGAACTCTCATAAATGTGTGTTTTGCAATAAATTGTTCTCCACCCACTTATTGCTGTCTCAGCATGAGAAGCAGCACATGAACTTAGGCCGTTACAAGTGCTCAATCTGCACCAAGAGCTATGATTCCCATAGTCGCTTCTCCCTTCACGTAAAAAGCCATTTGGAGGTCAAGGATTTAAGCTGCCAGTACTGCGGTAAGCAGTTTCTGAGGCCCAGTTCGATAAAGAGACACATTCAGATATGCCATGGTGGGATAAGAGTGCAGTGTCCAGTTTGTAAGAAGAAGTTGAAGGGTCATTTGACTGAGCATATGCGGACTCATGAGAATGAACGACCGCATGAATGCCAGGAGTGTGGGCAGAGATTTACTCAGTCTACGCAGTTGAATGTCCACAAGAGGTCGCACACAGGAGCTAGGCCTTATCCCTGTAGGATTTGTAAGCGGCCATTTTCACACTCCAACGCTCTTATGCTCCACATAAGACGTCATACAGGCGAGAAACCCTTTCAATGTGCTATGTGCCATATGTCCTTCTCCCAGCTACCACATATGAAGAGTCATATGCGTAAAATCCATGGTAAAGAAAAGTACTACAAATGTGGACAGTGTACCACATTCTTCAGGCTTAAAGCGGAACTGGAAATGCATGAAACCAATTGTGTAACTAAAGATAAGGACTTGACTTTCGATGAACAAGTGCAAGCTTCCATGGAGTCTGGGGAAACGCAGATGAACATTTCGAAAATGCGGTTCCTGCTAGCCCTGCTTTTTACCAAGATCGCGACCaaagaaaaacttaaatacttag GTTTCAACAAACGTCTCATAGACGATATTCTGGTGGAGTCAGTCGAAGCAATGGGGCACACGCCATGCACGGACAAGTTCCAGTCTCCTTTCATGCGTCTTAAGACCAACATCTCGATATTAATGCAAGGGACCGTGCCCAAGCATGATTTGATCAAGTTCAGAGAGTCCAAGAAAACCATCGAAGAATTATTGGAGTTGCTGACAGATGATAAGAA gTGCTTCATTCTTTCGCACTAA